One region of Glutamicibacter sp. B1 genomic DNA includes:
- a CDS encoding GNAT family N-acetyltransferase has protein sequence MTNTEKMTIQDLSVRDLQAWLNLAHATKRTSNSSQALTEATEEFHNALTDDTVDFVGAFMGADLLGCFEARIAGSRSGTTYIALDALLRPESRSIELMRSLVAAMVERARLLGEQQSDEARGLRITADASDQLWVQALKEAGFVTTHSATTMRRALKPSDKNPMVVLPPGLTFAPFNPTQEAGAQLALHNEVFGDVPGSPRWATHHWQEMLVDKPAVRHDLSTVIRSANQIVAYAHTEVWDEDEDATTHYAWIARIGVHESCRKFGLGTALINQVLSASAQAGLPYMELEVEPNNPTEPIRLYQRLRFKETSTELELELMI, from the coding sequence GTGACCAACACCGAGAAAATGACGATTCAAGACCTGAGCGTTCGAGACCTTCAGGCATGGCTCAACCTTGCTCACGCAACAAAGCGCACTTCCAACTCATCTCAGGCACTGACCGAAGCAACCGAAGAGTTCCACAACGCGCTTACTGACGACACTGTTGACTTCGTCGGTGCGTTCATGGGGGCCGATTTACTCGGGTGCTTTGAGGCTCGCATCGCCGGATCACGCTCTGGCACCACGTACATTGCCTTGGACGCGTTGCTCCGTCCTGAATCTCGCTCGATCGAGCTGATGAGGTCGCTGGTCGCCGCGATGGTTGAACGTGCTCGGTTACTCGGAGAGCAACAGTCAGACGAAGCCCGAGGACTGCGTATTACCGCAGATGCCTCAGATCAGCTTTGGGTGCAGGCACTGAAGGAGGCAGGGTTCGTCACGACTCACTCAGCTACGACGATGCGTCGCGCCCTGAAGCCTAGTGACAAGAATCCAATGGTGGTTTTGCCTCCAGGTCTGACTTTCGCCCCCTTTAACCCCACGCAGGAAGCAGGCGCTCAACTCGCGCTACACAATGAGGTCTTCGGTGACGTGCCCGGCTCTCCGAGGTGGGCAACCCACCATTGGCAAGAAATGCTCGTGGATAAACCCGCGGTACGCCACGATCTGAGCACCGTAATCCGCTCCGCGAATCAGATTGTCGCCTATGCGCACACGGAAGTATGGGACGAAGACGAAGACGCAACAACGCACTATGCGTGGATAGCGCGTATCGGGGTTCATGAATCGTGCCGCAAATTTGGGCTAGGCACCGCCCTAATCAACCAGGTACTCAGCGCCAGCGCGCAGGCGGGACTGCCTTACATGGAGCTGGA